The Aedes aegypti strain LVP_AGWG chromosome 3, AaegL5.0 Primary Assembly, whole genome shotgun sequence genome contains a region encoding:
- the LOC5564639 gene encoding probable tRNA pseudouridine synthase 2, with amino-acid sequence MSLVKIKDAPTVWNYLNGVINVYKPAGLTVQQVRHTIIGNLCRDLNQLKVRPPLQRVAIERGLDSKFLVHKTEDLSDNVLVVGPRYQTEDIRMRMSANHGRLTSGVLVVGINKGLSMAYRIQQNRPLRVYRVTGFLGKATETHFGDSRVIGKATVKHIGSEKINRLLASLQASHQKKMFELCGVDMQSQAAYDLAVKGTIRPADKSQPMIYGIRLVEFRRPFFTLEMHAINETEAYIGNLVHEIGLNLKSVAHCVGIRCIRHGHFELGDALLRKDWNLQCILANMAHANQLLQRHPEMLQQTSSELVDLDENVPDLQLRNERE; translated from the exons ATGTCGCTAGTAAAGATCAAGGATGCCCCTACCGTTTGGAACTATTTGAACGGGGTAATCAATGTATACAAACCAGCAGGTCTTACGGTCCAACAAGTGCGCCACACAATCATCGGGAATCTATGCAGAG ATCTCAACCAGCTGAAGGTGCGTCCCCCACTGCAGCGGGTAGCCATCGAAAGGGGTTTGGATTCGAAGTTCCTCGTTCACAAAACGGAGGACCTGTCCGATAATGTCCTGGTTGTGGGACCTCGCTACCAAACAGAGGACATACGAATGCGGATGAGCGCAAACCACGGTCGACTGACGAGTGGAGTTCTGG TGGTAGGAATAAACAAGGGCCTATCGATGGCCTACCGGATACAGCAGAACCGTCCGCTGCGGGTGTATCGTGTGACCGGCTTCCTAGGCAAAGCCACCGAGACACATTTCGGTGATTCGCGAGTCATCGGCAAGGCAACGGTGAAGCACATCGGAAGTGAAAAAATCAACCGATTGTTGGCCTCGCTGCAGGCGTCCCATCAGAAGAAGATGTTCGAACTCTGTGGAGTGGATATGCAATCACAGGCCGCTTACGATTTGGCTGTGAAGGGCACGATCCGGCCGGCAGACAAGTCTCAACCGATGATTTACGGAATCCGGTTGGTGGAGTTTAGGAGACCTTTCTTCACCCTCG AAATGCACGCCATCAACGAAACGGAAGCCTACATAGGGAACCTGGTTCATGAGATCGGCCTAAATCTAAAATCCGTCGCACATTGCGTCGGCATTCGGTGCATTCGCCATGGACATTTCGAGCTGGGTGACGCCCTGCTTCGGAAGGACTGGAATCTCCAGTGCATCCTGGCCAATATGGCCCACGCAAATCAATTGCTCCAGCGGCACCCGGAAATGCTGCAGCAAACCAGTTCGGAACTGGTCGATCTTGATGAGAACGTCCCCGATCTTCAGCTGCGAAACGAACGCGAATAA